Genomic window (Syngnathus scovelli strain Florida chromosome 14, RoL_Ssco_1.2, whole genome shotgun sequence):
TCTCGGGTTTTTTTCATCGCCACACGCCCCGGTTTTGAAAAAAACATCAAGTCTGATTTCAAGCTGGATCATTTTGAAAGCTGAATTCCACTCCCAAAAATTGTGTTGAAAGGTCCAAGCAGTTTTTGGGCAGGTTCCACCAATGACACATGtacatgaatctttttttttttttttttttttagtgtagcTTGTAAACAGCTGCAGGATACCCGCTGGGATCGACTGCGGTCAACCGCCTGCACACATTTCTGCCTTCCATTCACGTTGTGGTCGGATTATTGAAagcttttgtgtgtttgcgaTGATCAGGTGAGCCAGCCCCCGCATGGCGACCTTCTGCTGGGCGGCCTGGATGAGAACAAATACCTGGACGCCAAGCAGCCGAAACCCGGAGACGACCCGTACAGGGAGCACGCCTTCAACCTCATCGAGAGCCACCGCCTGGGAGCGCAGCGGCCGCTCAGGGACACCAGACACTACAGGTGCCAATTTATTTAATCATAAAAATGCATTCAAAATAATCCATCCGTTTTTCGGACGCTCGACTGGATGTTCACACTGTGGTGGTGGTGAATTACTTTTTGTAGCCACAGCTGCCCTGCGGCAGTCTGACGGAAATGTGGCTGACAGCGTGGGCCTACTAAATATTTTCTCATCGCCGTGGCGACAGAAGCCCAGGCAACAGCGATGCTAATTCGATGACATTTATGGCAGGCCAATCTATTAGGGATTAATTTAATTGTTTAATCCAGATACACAAAACGATTAATTAATAAAATCCTCCTCAGGTGCGCGGCGCTAAACTACGACGTCGACCTCCCGTCCACTAGCGTCATCATCACCTTCCATAACGAGGCCCGCTCCACATTGTTGCGCACCGTCAAAAGGTAATAGCGCTCGTTAGCGTTTAGCATTAGACACAATTTGGTTAGCCGACATTTAATCTTCGTTTCTTTTTAGCGTCCTCATGCGGAGTCCTCCGCAACTCATTCACGAAATCATCCTGATTGACGACTTCAGCGCCGACGGTGAGTTTGAAGCTAATCCCGCCAGACTTTAGCTCAGTGAGCATTCAGGGAGGGATTATCATAAAACttaattattgtatttattattatgccTGAAGAGCTTGATGTTCTTTATTTGTGGAAAAACAAATAAGAACATAAATTTGCAAAAATCAATACTGCAGGCCGCTAAGGAAGAAAGTTAGCGTGTAGCGCTTAGCATGTGCATTTTGAGGGCAGGGCAAGGTATGTCCTGGATGGAGGCCTGGTGATTAAGTGGAGACTTAACAGGATTACCCAGTtgcctcatcttttttttcccttgcacTGCTCACATCTCATCAACATCAGCTCAGCTACCAGTTCGACCTGTCCTTGATGCTAATTGgaagcaaaaaacaacaacagtagcAACTATTGTCATGATCTCGGTATTTTGGCTCCATTATTATTTCCAAATAAACCCAGCAAGAACCATAGACAATTATGTTTAGCCGTGTGTCACTTCTCAGCATGTGTGCTTGTAACTCAGCTGCACACTCAGCGAGCGTGCCGAAGCCATTAGCGAGCGTGTGAACCGTTAGCTCATGTTCAACGACTGCAGAGAGGAATAATTAGCACGGTGTCGTGATCCGTCCAGCGGGCAATGAGAGCGGCACGCCACCGGCTCGTTAACGCTGTTAGCCACCGTTGATTAACTCCAGCAACACTTAATGCTTCAAGTATCATTACAGAGTCATttagttgtgaaactcttctttgttTATTATACACGTGTGTATAATTCTGctccctggtggccaaggcTGGCAAATAATTATGGATTCTTcacatttatatatcgttacacACTATgtgatataaaatataaaaacaaattaaaaccgTGGTGCTTGAACATCTCATTTAATCAGTGAGGATTACAATTGTGGAAGGATGTATTGCTAGCGGGGAAGACGAGGACATGAGGACATACCCACAATGCATCAGCCGTGTCGTTCTCACGCTCTTAATGTTAAGCTGCTCCGAGCTGCTGTGAGTGTGTCTCTTCTTATgcccgaacaaaaaaaaaatctcttgttGAAAGTGAAGCATTTTTAAAAtgagatttttaaaaacaattcttAACCAAAATGTCcatctggttaaaaaaaaaaaatctactgcaACAACAAAATTGTTTCAAACCAAGATGGAAGATGTTTGTACATGTTTAAGTAGTGTTCGATCCAGTAtactcaatgtgtgtgtgtgtgtgtttgtgtgtgtgtgtgtgtgtgtgtgtgtgtgtgtgtgtcgcccgCCATGACACAATCTGTCTTCTTCAGCCGACGACTGCCAGCTGCTCGCTCAGATCCCCAAAGTCCACTGCTTGCGAAACGGCAGGAGAGagggtaagtgtgtgtgtgtgtgtttgtgtgtgtgtgtgtgtgtgtgtaattaatGGAAAGCATATTTGTCAACGTCGGTGATGATACGAAAAAGGTGTCGAAAGGTGTCAGAAATCATCCCGCTGTAACGTGCAACAAACAAGAGGAGACGGCACGTCAGCACATGTTAGCGCATGTTAGCGCTGCCGGAGCCCTCGGCGTtgcactaacacacacacacactcacacacacatcacatcaCGAGCCAAATATTCCGAAGCATTTATAAATGTCCTTTGACATCTCCGTAAAGTTTTCACACTGTCAAGGTGCTAACGAAGATAATCTGGAGTAAGCGACATTCGTGAATGATTTTTGTCAACTATGTTAAAATCGAAAGGCTAAATTTGTCGGAGAGAAAATGTGTCGCCCTCGTGCTCCTCAGGACTTATCCGGTCCCGAGTTCGAGGAGCCAACGCGGCCTCGGCCCCCATCTTGACTTTCTTGGACAGCCACTGTGAGGTCAACACTGATTGGCTGCAACCCATGATCCAGCGTGTCAAGGaggtacacacacacggaattttgttgtgttgtgaaggctgcatgttgtgtttttttttttttccgtctttcTGTAACGCAGCTGAAAGATTCCCACCAATCGGATTAGGCAAGCCGCCAGGGAACGCCATTCCCctcagcgcacacacacagttatTGAAGGGACTGTTGTCAGATGGAAAACATCCCGAGgggggaagattttttttttttttgtgggtcctcTTATAATAGACAtgttaaatgaaattaaaaagataataattataatttatctGACTTtggaataataatttaaaaaataatttctccGACGCTTGGTACCAAATGACGTGGCTGCGGTACTTTCCCATGTCAATATATTCCCCTTGACGCTTTTCGAAAAGAGAATGTTAACGAGAAACAGAGCGCCGCATGTCATCCGGGTAGAACACAAATCCCGGGACGCTCGTTTTGCGCTCACATCCGAACAATAGCACCTAAGTGGAGCCGGCTGGGCTCggtcaaaatattaggaacagctATTAAGCGCCCATGTTGTTGCAGGATCATACGCGAGTGGTGAGCCCCATCATCGATGTCATCAGCTTGGATAACTTCGCTTACTTGGCAGCATCGGCCGATTTGAGAGGAGGTGAGAGAATACGTTGAAATCCCCCGAACGCAGAACAGATGCGAGAACAGCtggcgaagaggaggagggggaagcccccccccccatccctcaTCCCGTGACACCCAGATGATCAATTAAAAGGATAGCATAACGTTTGCGTGACGGTTGTCTGGTGTTTCTCGCCAGGATTCGACTGGAGTCTCCATTTTAAATGGGAGCAGATTCCACTTGAGCAGAAAATGGCCAGGAGTGACCCCACGCAGCCAATCAGGTCAAATGGTGACATTGTTGGAACAtgattagtgaaaaaaaaaaattgattttgtCAAAAATAACAACATTCACTGCCAAGgcaatgatttatttatttatttattttttttttttttaaggacccCGGTGATTGCGGGTGGCATCTTTGCCATGGACAAGAGTTGGTTCAACCATCTTGGACAGTACGACACCCACATGGACATTTGGGGTGGGGAGAACTTTGGTGAGATaccaaccctttttttttttttttttttctcatttactgtcttttgtttttacatGTTCTATTTGAATGTAAATAAATTagttgtaatttaaaaaaatatatattttacgcCCATCCATTTTGCAGCCAAGTAGTTAATTCCCTGCCAGCAAGAAAACTTTTGAGAGCGGCTCGacagattttttaaaatgacatAATTGGGTGACGCAAGCTGGACGCATTCCCGACACTCTTGGACTAGACATTATCccacagtgcaaaaaaaaaaaaaaaaaaaaaaaatcttgccatTTGTGCAGCGCTGGAGAATTCAATGACACGTCTCACAATGTCCATTTGATGAGGATGAAGaatattcttattattattatttacagaGTTGTCATTCCGCGTATGGATGTGCGGCGGCAGCCTGGAGATCTTGCCGTGCAGTCGGGTGGGTCACGTGTTCCGGAAGCGACACCCGTACGACTTCCCAGAAGGCAACGCTCTCACCTACATCAAGTGAGTTCATGTCAGAAGAATTCACAGTGcttcacttttggaaaaaaaaaaaaaaattcccgacGTGTGTGTACATAGGAACACACGGCGAGCCGCCGAGGTGTGGATGGACGAGTACAAGCAGTACTACTACTCGGCTAGGCCGTCGGCGCAGGGCAAAGCTTTTGGCaggtttgtacaaaaaaaaatattttgctgaCATTCCAAAAAGATTTTCATTGACGGCTATAGATGTCAAATATAAATTTTAACTGGGCTGGCTAAGGATAAGTA
Coding sequences:
- the galnt16 gene encoding polypeptide N-acetylgalactosaminyltransferase 16 gives rise to the protein MRRIRANAIAILTVAWILGTFYYLWQDSKPAAAAASAPSSAGNHHPGGGRLEIHRDDRTIPLIVSQPPHGDLLLGGLDENKYLDAKQPKPGDDPYREHAFNLIESHRLGAQRPLRDTRHYRCAALNYDVDLPSTSVIITFHNEARSTLLRTVKSVLMRSPPQLIHEIILIDDFSADADDCQLLAQIPKVHCLRNGRREGLIRSRVRGANAASAPILTFLDSHCEVNTDWLQPMIQRVKEDHTRVVSPIIDVISLDNFAYLAASADLRGGFDWSLHFKWEQIPLEQKMARSDPTQPIRTPVIAGGIFAMDKSWFNHLGQYDTHMDIWGGENFELSFRVWMCGGSLEILPCSRVGHVFRKRHPYDFPEGNALTYIKNTRRAAEVWMDEYKQYYYSARPSAQGKAFGSITDRVTLRRKLNCKPFRWYMENVYPELRVPEQEAVSSILRQGTLCLETRGTDGLGLSECKVVRGSRPQAQRWELIEPLIRQRDLCLAITLFTAGSKVTMEPCNAKEPRQKWKPKGSALQHTVSGLCLDSQSPPGPPVIAQCRPLVASQAWEPQIIN